In Haematobia irritans isolate KBUSLIRL chromosome 1, ASM5000362v1, whole genome shotgun sequence, a genomic segment contains:
- the LOC142231263 gene encoding uncharacterized protein LOC142231263 yields the protein MPSETGNHQAVGGQFVASLNPINLKAANMAKEWKRWSTQFKIFLRASNLESKTDQRKVALLLHHIGSQTMDIFNSFDVNEDTVKYDDLVKMFKTHFVPQVNIVMERHKFFTCKQEETQSIDEYITLLRNLSSNCDFGVLRDALVRDIFICGLSVSYTNIKERLLSEGDITLEKAIVIAKNIAMAKQNALVLHPGNAEENTINVVQKGYVKSQIRTQDTRFNQNKGFGSFRRQHEGTGRSARNDNCNKCGQWHKTKCPAEGVRCHKCGNFNHFARMCSSNNKLVKQLGKNDDTDVDENQDDLFIGMVDNVEKKMAEWNVEVKINEFEISLQIDTGAQANILSYETARKLDILKVLRKTPVRIFTFSKERIPVLGTTDLNVRYNSKLFSITFFVVNLNCKNIIGIESAIEMNLISKVNAISSEQITERYSDVFKGLGLLQNKCKLTINRDVTPVVEPPRKIPFKLYNSLKKELERMIDLNVIVPVSEPTEWVNSIVLVTKPNGSIRVCLDPRNLNRAVLHVNIHNILLTYAATAPNIILLTMLVHRHTMVFDDCINQLTYIIAVLVTLK from the exons ATGCCTTCTGAAACGGGAAACCACCAAGCAGTTGGTGGACAATTTGTTGCCTCGTTGAACCCAATAAATCTAAAAGCCGCAAATATGGCAAAAGAGTGGAAGCGGTGGTCAACgcagtttaaaatatttttacgtgCATCAAATTTGGAGTCCAAAACGGACCAAAGAAAAGTTGCATTATTACTTCATCACATTGGAAGTCAGACCATGGATATATTTAACTCGTTCGATGTCAATGAGGATACGGTAAAATATGAtgatttagtaaaaatgttcaaGACTCATTTTGTGCCACAAGTCAACATAGTTATGGAAAGGCACAAATTTTTTACCTGCAAGCAAGAGGAGACTCAATCCATTGACGAATATATTACACTCTTAAGGAATTTAAGCTCTAATTGCGATTTTGGTGTGCTGAGAGATGCATTAGTGAGAGACATATTTATATGTGGACTATCGGTTTCGTATACAAATATAAAGGAGAGGCTTTTGTCGGAGGGTGATATAACGCTAGAGAAAGCTATTGTAATAGCTAAAAATATTGCGATGGCAAAACAGAATGCTTTGGTTTTGCATCCTGGAAATGCCGAAGAAAACACTATTAATGTTGTTCAAAAAGGATatgtaaaatctcaaatcagaactCAAGATACCAGATTCAATCAGAATAAGGGTTTTGGAAGTTTTCGGCGTCAGCATGAAGGAACCGGTAGAAGTGCTAGAAATGACAACTGTAATAAATGTGGACAGTGGCATAAAACTAAATGCCCTGCAGAAGGTGTGAGATGTCATAAGTGTGGAAACTTCAATCATTTCGCAAGAATGTGTTCCTCAAATAACAAATTAGTTAAACAGCTGGGTAAAAATGATGACActgatgttgatgaaaatcaagACGACCTATTTATTGGAATGGTAGACAATGTAGAGAAAAAAATGGCGGAGTGGAATGTGGAggtaaaaattaatgaatttgaGATATCATTACAAATAGACACTGGGGCACAAGCTAATATATTATCATATGAAACAGCCAGGAAGTTAGATATTCTAAAAGTCCTAAGAAAAACACCTGTTCGTATTTTTACTTTTAGTAAGGAGAGGATTCCTGTTTTGGGAACCACAGATTTGAATGTGAGGTACAATtctaaattgttttctataacattttttgttgtcaatTTAAACTGTAAAAATATAATAGGAATTGAAAGTGCCATTGAAATGAACTTAATATCAAAAGTTAATGCAATTTCATCGGAACAAATAACTGAAAGATATTCGGATGTGTTTAAAGGTCTTGGTCTATTACAAAACAAATGTAAACTAACAATTAATAGAGATGTCACTCCGGTAGTGGAACCACCTCGGAAAATTCCGTTCAAATTGTATAAtagcttaaaaaaggaattggaaAGAATGATAGATTTAAATGTGATTGTGCCTGTCAGTGAACCAACTGAGTGGGTTAATTCCATTGTGCTAGTAACAAAGCCAAATGGAAGTATAAGGGTTTGTTTGGATCCAAGAAATTTGAATAGAGCAGT ATTGCATGTTAACATTCATAACATATTGTTAACATACGCTGCAACTGCACCTAACATTATTTTGCTTACTATGTTGGTTCATCGACATACTATGGTATTCGATGACTGCATTAACCAACTGACCTATATTATTGCCGTTCTTGTTACTCTTAAATAG